The following proteins are encoded in a genomic region of candidate division KSB1 bacterium:
- a CDS encoding metal-dependent hydrolase — MPSPIAHSLAGTISWMATGKTLRGSWLVLAVFVANLPDLDFLPGLLVQNANRFHHGITHSLGALVVVVAVVAAVARWRHSPVRPLVTLAALAYGSHLVLDMLAVDTRPPFGIPLFWPLHGAYVLSPLPLFLDVRRAADPSLFWVSLFSRHNFLAVMRESLLLGGALAASLAVHRRKQRRAASSGRSEKLPPPK, encoded by the coding sequence ATGCCCTCGCCGATTGCGCACAGCCTGGCAGGTACGATCAGCTGGATGGCCACAGGGAAGACCCTTCGGGGCAGCTGGCTTGTCCTGGCTGTGTTCGTGGCCAACTTACCCGATCTGGACTTCCTGCCCGGCCTTCTCGTTCAGAACGCCAATCGCTTCCACCATGGGATCACGCACAGCCTGGGGGCGCTGGTGGTCGTCGTGGCAGTGGTGGCCGCCGTTGCCCGGTGGAGACACTCCCCCGTTCGACCTCTGGTGACCCTCGCCGCACTCGCCTACGGGAGTCACCTGGTCCTGGACATGCTTGCCGTAGACACCCGTCCGCCCTTCGGCATCCCCCTCTTTTGGCCCCTCCACGGCGCGTACGTGCTCAGCCCGCTTCCTCTCTTTCTGGATGTGCGCCGCGCGGCCGATCCGTCGCTCTTCTGGGTCAGCCTTTTCTCCCGCCACAATTTCCTTGCGGTGATGCGCGAGAGCCTTCTACTCGGCGGGGCCCTTGCGGCATCCCTTGCCGTCCATCGACGAAAGCAACGTCGA
- a CDS encoding TrkH family potassium uptake protein, translating to MRLSSVLFSLGLVLLFMAAAMLFPLAWSVYYQDGSSSGILISFSISAAVGLALVLTNPKPEELAIHESFAIVTLGWLACGLFGCLPFVLTGTLPSFTDAFFETVSGFTTTGASVLNDIESVPKGILFWRSLTHWLGGMGIIVLSLALLPVMGVGGMQLYKAEIPGPVPEKLAPRISQTAKLLWLLYAGLSAAETVALMLAGMDLFDALCHTFGTMATGGFSTHNRSIAYFGPAVQWIIIVFMLLAGSNFALHYRALQGKPSCYWKSEEFRFYLVVIVGSALLLLAMRILDPAWQSHSSLADDLRDVFFQSASITTTTGFVTADFEQWPPAAQFLLLLLMFFGGCAGSTGGSVKMMRVLVLLKQGIAEMRKLLHSRAVVPVRLDGQRVSSDLILNILGFTFLYLLVFSLGTLLMSLMGLDLISAVSSVAATLGNVGPGLGCVGPTDNYAQLPALGKWLLSFLMVLGRLEIYTVLVLFTRDFWRR from the coding sequence GTGCGCTTGTCCTCTGTCCTGTTCTCCCTCGGCCTGGTGCTGCTTTTCATGGCGGCCGCCATGCTGTTCCCCCTTGCCTGGAGCGTGTACTACCAGGATGGCAGCAGCTCGGGCATCCTGATCTCCTTCTCGATCAGCGCGGCCGTGGGCCTTGCCCTCGTTCTGACCAATCCCAAGCCAGAAGAGCTGGCGATCCACGAGAGCTTTGCCATCGTGACCCTGGGCTGGCTTGCGTGTGGATTGTTCGGCTGCCTGCCCTTCGTGCTGACAGGTACCCTGCCCAGCTTTACCGACGCCTTCTTTGAAACCGTTTCCGGCTTCACCACCACCGGTGCCAGCGTCCTGAACGATATCGAGTCCGTCCCGAAGGGCATTCTTTTCTGGCGCAGCCTCACCCATTGGCTCGGTGGAATGGGGATCATCGTGCTCTCCCTCGCCTTGCTCCCCGTGATGGGCGTAGGAGGAATGCAGCTCTATAAGGCGGAGATTCCGGGACCTGTGCCCGAGAAACTGGCGCCGCGCATCAGCCAGACCGCCAAGCTCCTCTGGCTGCTCTACGCCGGCCTCAGCGCGGCCGAGACGGTCGCCCTGATGCTCGCCGGAATGGACCTTTTTGACGCCCTGTGCCACACGTTCGGGACCATGGCCACCGGGGGCTTCTCCACTCATAACCGGTCCATTGCCTACTTCGGCCCAGCCGTCCAGTGGATCATCATTGTGTTCATGCTTCTGGCAGGCTCTAACTTTGCCCTCCATTACCGCGCTCTGCAGGGAAAGCCGTCGTGCTATTGGAAGAGCGAGGAGTTCCGTTTCTACCTGGTCGTAATCGTGGGAAGCGCCCTCTTGTTGCTTGCCATGCGCATCCTCGACCCTGCCTGGCAAAGCCATTCCAGCCTGGCCGACGACTTGCGCGACGTCTTCTTCCAGTCCGCGTCCATCACCACAACCACTGGTTTCGTCACCGCTGACTTCGAGCAATGGCCTCCTGCTGCTCAATTCCTCCTGCTTCTGCTGATGTTCTTCGGGGGTTGCGCAGGCTCCACGGGCGGCAGCGTCAAGATGATGCGGGTGCTGGTCCTTCTCAAGCAGGGCATAGCCGAGATGCGTAAGCTCCTCCACAGCCGCGCCGTGGTACCGGTCCGCCTGGACGGACAGCGTGTTTCCTCCGACCTCATCCTGAACATACTCGGCTTCACCTTTCTCTACCTGCTTGTCTTCAGTCTGGGCACACTCCTCATGTCCCTCATGGGGTTGGATCTGATCAGTGCCGTCTCCTCCGTGGCAGCCACCCTCGGCAATGTAGGGCCGGGACTGGGTTGTGTGGGACCGACGGACAACTATGCCCAACTTCCGGCCCTGGGGAAATGGCTTCTCAGCTTCCTCATGGTTCTGGGCCGATTGGAGATCTACACTGTACTGGTCCTCTTCACGAGGGATTTCTGGCGGCGGTGA
- the trkA gene encoding Trk system potassium transporter TrkA produces MRCLVVGLGEEGSHLSRLLAQRGHDVAAIDSDPERCRALQEHVDGLVLQGNGTDPSLLLEAGVRAADLVCTVTGSDETNLVVSLLAKKLGAKKVIARLRETYWERNGIPIWSEFGVDVAIHPEWETAQEIVRLLRRSAASEVVEFSDGRVQLVGIKLDATSPWLNRTLEEISNDPKLPPFRLVAILRAAKTIIPSGQTRILRGDEVFVVARTEDVRALVLAAGKKEEKISRVMILGGGRLGRNLATLLEQDESMRVKLVESQPTLSQEAAVALRRTMVIQADGRDIDVLAQEGITDTQAFIAVTGDDETNIITSLLAKHLGVQKTITLIGRPEYLPLMTPIGLDAAVNIHTIAANTIMRLVSKAELLSAARLPSLDAEALEFVVGSDAEITHKPLRTLAFPQGALLGAVTYGDQVVIPVGDTQIAPGARVVVFCLPEAVPKVEKLLT; encoded by the coding sequence ATGCGGTGCCTGGTGGTCGGGTTGGGAGAAGAGGGGAGTCACCTTTCGCGACTGCTGGCGCAACGCGGCCACGACGTGGCGGCCATCGACTCCGATCCGGAACGGTGCCGGGCCCTCCAGGAACATGTCGACGGCTTGGTCCTGCAAGGTAACGGCACCGATCCGAGCCTCCTTCTGGAGGCGGGGGTTCGGGCGGCCGATCTGGTGTGTACCGTTACGGGCTCCGATGAGACCAACCTTGTGGTCTCCCTCCTTGCGAAAAAACTGGGCGCGAAGAAGGTCATTGCGCGACTGCGGGAGACCTATTGGGAACGGAATGGGATTCCCATTTGGTCGGAATTCGGCGTGGACGTGGCGATTCACCCGGAGTGGGAAACCGCCCAGGAGATTGTCCGCCTATTGCGACGTTCGGCAGCAAGCGAGGTCGTGGAGTTCTCAGACGGCCGCGTGCAGCTTGTCGGCATCAAGTTGGACGCCACCTCTCCCTGGCTGAATCGCACGCTGGAGGAGATTTCCAACGACCCCAAGCTTCCGCCGTTCCGTCTGGTGGCCATTCTTCGTGCCGCCAAGACCATTATCCCCTCGGGGCAAACGCGCATCCTGCGGGGAGACGAAGTCTTCGTGGTGGCGCGCACGGAAGATGTACGTGCCCTGGTCTTGGCCGCGGGCAAGAAAGAGGAGAAGATCAGCCGGGTAATGATCCTGGGCGGCGGAAGGCTTGGCCGGAATCTTGCGACCCTTCTGGAGCAGGACGAATCCATGCGCGTAAAGCTGGTCGAGAGTCAGCCGACCCTCAGCCAGGAGGCGGCCGTCGCTCTGCGGAGGACCATGGTTATCCAAGCCGATGGCAGGGACATTGACGTCCTTGCGCAGGAGGGCATTACCGATACCCAGGCCTTCATCGCCGTAACCGGAGACGATGAGACGAACATCATCACCTCCCTTCTGGCCAAACACCTCGGCGTGCAGAAGACCATTACGCTGATCGGGCGCCCCGAGTATCTCCCTCTGATGACTCCCATCGGGCTGGACGCGGCAGTGAACATTCACACCATTGCAGCCAACACCATCATGCGCCTGGTAAGTAAAGCGGAGCTCCTCTCGGCCGCCCGCCTCCCCAGCCTCGACGCCGAAGCGCTCGAGTTTGTGGTGGGCAGTGACGCGGAGATCACCCATAAGCCCTTGCGGACCCTGGCCTTCCCACAGGGGGCCCTTCTCGGAGCCGTGACCTATGGCGACCAGGTTGTGATTCCCGTCGGGGACACCCAGATCGCGCCCGGGGCGAGGGTTGTTGTGTTCTGCCTTCCGGAGGCTGTGCCCAAGGTTGAAAAACTCCTGACCTGA
- a CDS encoding methyltransferase domain-containing protein: MAGLDPRQAFFDALAPDWQDTAQRCDNLQAILGVLHLTPGMRVLDLGCGTGWLARAIKRLTNGETSVIAADLSRDMLKEGRRRSCSDAIPLCQADAHALPFAPATLDVVVVHAAFAHFRHKEEALRAIADALRPGGRLVIAHPASRSELRLLHRRVGPPVSQDILPPQAVLVRWLRNCHLSMLGYVDRPGLYLVVAAKQAPGSQHLQV, translated from the coding sequence GTGGCCGGGCTGGACCCGCGACAAGCGTTTTTCGACGCCCTGGCTCCTGATTGGCAAGATACCGCACAACGTTGTGACAACCTGCAGGCAATTCTGGGCGTGCTCCACCTAACGCCCGGAATGCGAGTGCTGGACCTCGGGTGTGGCACAGGGTGGCTGGCGCGCGCCATCAAGCGCCTTACCAATGGGGAAACCTCGGTAATCGCCGCCGACCTCTCCAGGGACATGTTGAAGGAAGGCCGCCGCCGAAGCTGCTCCGATGCGATCCCCCTGTGCCAAGCCGACGCCCACGCGCTCCCGTTTGCACCCGCCACTCTCGATGTCGTAGTGGTCCACGCCGCCTTTGCCCACTTCCGCCACAAGGAAGAGGCCCTGCGGGCCATCGCCGATGCCCTCCGCCCGGGCGGTCGGCTGGTGATTGCCCACCCCGCCAGCCGAAGTGAGCTCCGCCTTCTTCACCGCCGTGTGGGGCCTCCGGTAAGCCAGGACATTCTCCCTCCTCAGGCCGTGCTCGTTCGGTGGCTACGGAATTGCCATCTGTCGATGCTGGGCTACGTCGACCGGCCTGGCCTTTACCTCGTGGTCGCGGCCAAACAAGCCCCCGGATCGCAACACCTGCAGGTTTGA
- a CDS encoding ECF transporter S component — MPEPQQNPRPPDPRKRRSDRYRQLALGAIVTAAGVLLPILFHAAGVGPVFLPMFLPLAVGSFALRPWVAVAVGVFTPLLSSFVTGMPSLMPPVAPVLSVELGVFAGLIALLYRLGIQPTLALLLAFAVNRLLLLLIALAVAPALGLPSHWTGLAAVAYGLPGIVLMVVLVPALLPRLSRFLEV, encoded by the coding sequence ATGCCTGAGCCCCAACAAAACCCAAGGCCCCCGGATCCGCGAAAGCGGAGGAGCGACAGGTATCGCCAGCTTGCCCTGGGCGCCATCGTGACCGCAGCGGGGGTCCTTTTGCCCATCCTTTTCCACGCCGCAGGTGTGGGACCGGTCTTCCTTCCGATGTTCCTGCCGCTGGCAGTGGGAAGCTTTGCCCTACGCCCCTGGGTAGCTGTCGCGGTCGGCGTATTTACCCCTCTCCTGTCCTCCTTCGTAACCGGAATGCCGTCGCTGATGCCGCCTGTAGCCCCCGTGCTCTCCGTGGAACTGGGGGTATTCGCGGGGCTCATCGCTCTGCTGTACAGGCTTGGCATCCAGCCCACGCTCGCCCTGCTTCTGGCCTTCGCCGTGAACCGGTTGCTGCTGTTGCTTATCGCATTGGCTGTAGCCCCGGCGCTGGGTCTACCATCCCACTGGACGGGCCTTGCCGCTGTGGCCTACGGGCTACCCGGGATTGTTCTGATGGTCGTCCTCGTACCCGCCCTCTTGCCTCGCCTGTCTCGCTTCCTGGAGGTCTGA
- a CDS encoding TonB-dependent receptor has protein sequence MRRGQLLARAMGGLVLALGWVAAMAADTQRDSVKYYFRPIVVTANRLEGPQREVDATVTVLPAAVPRFLGASTVHEALAQATPGVYLTQRGVLGFGVGSDAAGGITIRGIGGAPNTEVLMLIDGRPDLMGLMGHPLPDAYDLESAERIEVVRGPASVLYGSNAMGGVINVIPRKLTQPGSETQIKLRSGSWDTRLASLRHGAHFGRWDYYLTATDKHTDGHRPNSEFRGDNYTARLAYRPDPRLELLASGRVADFRAYDPGPVSRPYQDHWVDVLRAGGDFQVQGKTRLGTATARAFVNYGRHDIYDGWHSIDRTYGLSTYLTAKPLVGSVATLGADFLRYGGHAVNRKSGRDFGRHYVAQWAPYLHLRHILAPWLIVSGGLRLEHHQLFGNEWVPKLGLVWEPRSRLSLRFNVGKGFRSPTIRELYLFPAPTPNLRPERLWNYEIGLHAQPLSRLLLDLSGFWAEGSNLIRVEGRYPNLRLTNSGSFVHKGLEWDLTWRVGSVGSLRLFGSLLNPGEETRYSPKRRYGASGTASWHRWDLAASLNRVEELYGEDRHRQRLPDHTVLDFTLGYNLPHSQIVVRVQNALDTDYQLMLGYPMPGRSVSLELVTAL, from the coding sequence ATGCGGAGAGGGCAACTGCTCGCACGAGCAATGGGGGGTCTGGTTTTGGCCCTGGGGTGGGTTGCCGCCATGGCCGCCGACACCCAGCGCGACTCTGTGAAATACTACTTCCGTCCGATCGTGGTGACGGCGAACCGCCTGGAAGGTCCCCAGCGGGAGGTCGACGCCACGGTCACCGTACTCCCGGCCGCCGTGCCCCGCTTCCTCGGAGCCAGCACTGTTCACGAGGCCTTAGCCCAGGCCACGCCGGGAGTCTACCTCACGCAGCGCGGAGTTCTGGGATTTGGCGTGGGGTCCGACGCAGCGGGTGGAATCACCATTCGGGGGATCGGCGGCGCACCGAACACAGAGGTCCTGATGCTCATCGACGGGAGACCTGATCTGATGGGGCTGATGGGGCATCCCCTGCCGGATGCCTACGACCTCGAATCCGCCGAGCGCATTGAGGTGGTCCGGGGACCGGCCTCCGTCCTCTACGGCAGCAACGCCATGGGGGGCGTGATAAACGTCATCCCCCGAAAGCTCACGCAGCCTGGTTCGGAGACGCAGATCAAGCTCCGCAGCGGAAGCTGGGACACCCGCCTTGCCTCCCTCCGCCACGGAGCCCATTTCGGCCGATGGGATTACTACCTCACGGCCACGGACAAGCACACGGACGGCCACCGACCGAACTCGGAATTCAGGGGTGACAACTACACGGCGCGCCTCGCCTACCGCCCTGACCCCCGCTTGGAGCTGTTGGCCAGTGGTCGCGTGGCCGATTTCCGCGCTTACGACCCTGGCCCCGTCTCTCGCCCTTATCAAGACCACTGGGTTGATGTGCTACGCGCCGGTGGCGATTTTCAGGTGCAAGGCAAGACAAGGCTGGGAACCGCCACCGCGCGCGCCTTTGTGAACTACGGTCGTCACGACATCTACGACGGCTGGCACTCGATCGACCGGACCTACGGGCTCAGCACCTACCTCACGGCCAAGCCCCTGGTGGGCAGCGTCGCCACCCTTGGGGCAGATTTTCTGCGCTACGGTGGTCACGCCGTCAACCGCAAGAGCGGCCGCGACTTCGGCCGCCATTACGTGGCGCAATGGGCTCCCTACCTCCACCTCCGCCATATCCTTGCCCCGTGGTTGATCGTCTCCGGAGGCTTACGGCTCGAACATCACCAACTGTTCGGCAATGAGTGGGTTCCGAAGCTGGGGCTTGTCTGGGAGCCCCGGAGCAGGCTCAGCCTGCGCTTCAACGTGGGCAAGGGATTCCGCAGCCCCACCATCCGGGAGCTGTACCTGTTTCCCGCTCCGACGCCCAACCTGCGGCCGGAACGCCTCTGGAATTACGAGATTGGGCTGCACGCGCAACCCCTCTCCCGTCTCCTTCTCGATCTGAGCGGCTTCTGGGCTGAGGGAAGCAATCTCATTCGAGTGGAGGGCCGCTATCCGAATCTACGCCTCACCAATTCGGGCTCCTTCGTGCACAAGGGTCTCGAATGGGACCTCACCTGGCGGGTGGGCTCGGTGGGTAGCCTCCGCCTGTTCGGCTCGCTCCTCAATCCAGGGGAGGAGACCCGATATTCCCCCAAGCGCCGCTACGGAGCCTCCGGGACGGCCTCCTGGCACCGGTGGGACCTGGCAGCAAGCCTTAATCGCGTCGAAGAGCTCTACGGAGAAGACCGACACAGGCAGAGATTACCGGATCACACGGTTCTGGACTTCACACTGGGCTACAACCTTCCACACTCGCAGATTGTGGTGAGAGTGCAGAACGCGCTGGACACCGATTATCAGCTCATGCTCGGCTACCCCATGCCAGGGCGAAGTGTGTCGCTGGAGCTCGTGACCGCTCTGTGA